The DNA window TTTTCAAAAACGTCGTTTCACAGAGAAATTCTGTTTTCACTATTCCGAGATTCCAGAAAAACAGAGCCACATTCGTGGACGTTGTATCCGGCGAGGAATTCGATGTCAGGGTTCCGAAGGCGCTTGATATTCCTTCTGGCCCAATGATTGAGGCGACACTGATACGCAATGCTTCTGCATATGATATCAACAGCATGCTCAAACTCCTGCCCGAATCTGATGCTTCCGAAATCACGCAGGACATAAAGCGCAGAAGGGAGGCCATGTCCGTCGTCGTGAGCAGATTTGCGGCCGTACACGGTCACGCCGTCATGTACAGCAGAATGGCCGATGCCGTGTCCGCGTACAACTCTTTCGTATCAGAAGTGGAGTATCCGGGCAAGGAGGAGATGGGCGTCCCTCTACTCCTCAACGGCGACGCGTTCGGCGCATATCCGGATTACAGGGCAGCTTTGCTCTGCGAAGAGAATAACTTTTACATTTCATTACACTACCCTCTCCTGATAGATGTTATGGAAGGGTCGATGCACGGAAAGGATGCCGCCGAAGTCGTCGAGATGGCATTCGAGAATCAGATTGCCGTCCCGTTCACTTCGCTCAAGAGGCTGTTTTTCACTGACGGCGCGAGGCTTCTTTCGGCGTTGCGTGTTGCATATTCGAACATCGACTCGACATCAGAAATGGGGGCATTCATACAGCGTTCCAGAGGACACACGTTCCTCTACTCCCCGGTGCCGCTCTTTTCCGGGCTCAGGAACATTACCGATATTTACGTGCGCCGTGACTGACTAACGCGCCCTGAGTACTCTGTAGAACTTGCTTCCATGGAGTCTTTCGACTGCGCTGCGCGTGTATTCAACACCTTCGGAAAAACCAGTCATGACGTGCACAATCCTGCCGTCATCAAATTCGAAGAACACCTGAGGTATCAGATAATCCTCTGCCCAGTCGCCGTATTTCCTGACAAGGCCGTCCGCCCTTTCCTCCGCTACGTCGATGTCTATGAGCTCAAGCTCTGCACCAAGTTCAGCCGCGTACTGTTTCATCGGCTCCGTAGTCGTCGGAACACAGTGTGGACACCAGTTTGCGTATACGACGCTTATGCGTTTAACGCCCGTCACAGACTGCCACCTTCCTCGTGACTGCATCCTGCGCAAACTGAATGAGCGGAATTGAGGGACTGCGTGAACAATGTGCCGCACGAAGTGCATCTGAAAAGTGCCGTTCTGGCAGGATCATCGGACTTTGTTCTCCTGTAATATTGTGTCCAGTAGGCCTCTCTGAGAATGACGTCAGGTGCAGCATCCTCTTCAAGCCCCATCTCCCATGGATGTCTCGTCGCCACCCTGATATCCTCCTCCCTGATATCCATCGCTCCCTTAACCGCTTTCGAAACAAACGATTTGAGCGACTCTGCACACGAATCTTTGCTGTACATTACTATGCGCGAAACGTAACCGGTACTGCATGAAAAGCAAGCGATACGTCCGCCTTCCCCGTCTATCATGTGATGCCGAGCTTCGCTTTTGCAGTGTCCATAGCACGGTGTGCTTCCTGAGAGCCTGCTGCCGATTGCCTCATCAATGCCAGATCCCATACAATACGCCAAGGCCGCTCTCTGAAATATATGTTGTGATTTTTTAAGACTCACGGTCGTACGGCGAGCGCCATCTCCAGACCGTCCATCGCTTTCTCAAGCGTTTCCATCGGCGGAAGGAATACCGAACGGAAGTGCATATTGCCGTACTGCCTGTCGAAGCCAGACCCGTGCACGAGCAGCACATGTCCTTCGCGCAGCACATGCAGCACGAACTCAAGATCGCTTTTCCAGCGTCCTTTCTCAATTTTCGGAAACAGATAGAATGCACCATCTGGCGATGTAACAGACAGATTATCCATTGCGTTTATTCTACGTACGGCGTAATCCCTCCTCTCCTTGAGTGCCCTGACCATCTTCTGGACGTGCGTCTGCGGACCTTCAAGCGCCGCGATCATTGCCCGCTGTGCGGGATTGCTTGCGCAGAGCCTTGCTCTCACTTCCCGCAGGAATGCCTCCTTAAGATCAGTCAGTTTCCCTCCCGCATCCCTGAAGATTACGTATCCTACTCTCCATCCGGTGACCAGATAGCTCTTGGAAAAACCGTTGAGTGTGATAACCGGCACATCTTTGGATACGGTTGCAGGCGAGACATGCTCAACGCCGTATGTCAGCATATCATAAATTTCGTCGGATATGAGCGGCAGGTCATGTTCTGCCGCCATGTCGCATATTGCCTTCATGTCTGACGCGCTGTACACTGCGCCTGTCGGGTTGTTCGGGCTGACAGTGAGTATCGCCCTGGTCTTCGGCGTGATCTTGGCCCTCATGTCTTCCACGTCCGGTCTCCATCCTTCTTCCTCAATAGTCCTGTAGGCGACAGGAACGCCGCCGAAAAATCCCGTCACTGACGAATATGGAGGATACGTGGGTCCGGGAACCAGCAATTCGTCCCCGGCTTCTACGAGCGCACCAAGAAGCAGCTGTATGCCCTCCGTAATGCCGGTAGTGACAATTATATCTTCTATTTCTGCCTGTTTGCCGTTCTTCCTCCTCTCCCTTGACGCAATCGCCCCGCGGAGCTGTACGTCTCCTTCGGAATCGCCGTAACCGTTGTAACCATCCAGCACGGCATCGAACATCGCCCTCTTTATGTGCTCGGGCGTGTCAAAGTCGAATGCATCCGGATCACCAATATTCATCCTGATGACATCGATACCCTTCTTCTCAAGCTCCCGTGCCGGGAGCACGACATCCCTTATGGCATATTCCATGCGCGCTGCTCTTGCCGCAGGCCTGACCTTCATGAATCACCAGAAACGGATGATGGATAAAAATATGACCTGCTGAAGTTCAGTGTCTCAGTACCCTCTCAATATGCCTGAGATTCCGTTTTGCTTCTCTGTGTCTCCCGTCAATGGAAAGCGCCTCCTCAAACCGTTTTTTCGCCTCGTTGTTCTTTCCGGCATGAGCCAGCGCAACGCCCAGGACATTCAGTGCATCGGCATCCCTCCCCATCGCGGCCGCACGCGTCAGTTCGCCGATTGCCTCCTCCGTTTTGCCGTTCTCCAGAAACATATAACCCAGATTGAACGGATGCTGCCACATGCGCGCCGGTTCGCGGGAAAGCAACTCTGAAGCAAGCGCCCGGTCCCCCCTCAGGTAAAGTGCCACCGCCCTGTTTATCCCGCCGGCAGCGCTCCTCTCCTGGAGCGTAGTGTAGTGGTTCACGGCTTCTCCAGTTCCCTCTCTCATCATGATGAGCGCGCCTGCGTTATTGTCACCAGCAGACGTGCTATTCCCCTCCCGTACGGAGAGCAGCCTCATGGCTTTTCCGGTCCTTCCGTCCATGGCCAGCAGCGCTGCACGAAGATCCAGCCCAATAGGGCCGTCAAGTTCCTCAACCAGTGTCTTGGCGTCATCAAATGCGTAACGCTCAATGAGTGACGAAAGCAGCCGGCAGGCAGCTTCCCTGTCATTGCCTTCCGCTATGA is part of the Candidatus Sysuiplasma acidicola genome and encodes:
- a CDS encoding thioredoxin family protein yields the protein MQSRGRWQSVTGVKRISVVYANWCPHCVPTTTEPMKQYAAELGAELELIDIDVAEERADGLVRKYGDWAEDYLIPQVFFEFDDGRIVHVMTGFSEGVEYTRSAVERLHGSKFYRVLRAR
- a CDS encoding aminotransferase class I/II-fold pyridoxal phosphate-dependent enzyme translates to MKVRPAARAARMEYAIRDVVLPARELEKKGIDVIRMNIGDPDAFDFDTPEHIKRAMFDAVLDGYNGYGDSEGDVQLRGAIASRERRKNGKQAEIEDIIVTTGITEGIQLLLGALVEAGDELLVPGPTYPPYSSVTGFFGGVPVAYRTIEEEGWRPDVEDMRAKITPKTRAILTVSPNNPTGAVYSASDMKAICDMAAEHDLPLISDEIYDMLTYGVEHVSPATVSKDVPVITLNGFSKSYLVTGWRVGYVIFRDAGGKLTDLKEAFLREVRARLCASNPAQRAMIAALEGPQTHVQKMVRALKERRDYAVRRINAMDNLSVTSPDGAFYLFPKIEKGRWKSDLEFVLHVLREGHVLLVHGSGFDRQYGNMHFRSVFLPPMETLEKAMDGLEMALAVRP